A single window of Planctomycetota bacterium DNA harbors:
- a CDS encoding glycosyltransferase codes for MKLVILGLSITSSWGNGHATTYRGLVREFVRRGHDVLFLERDKPWYADHRDLPRPPFGKTRLYRSLAELDEHAAEVRDADSVIVGSYVPEGVAVARWAFNTATGPVLFYDIDTPVTLAKLRRGDFEYLDPANVPKFAAYLSFTGGPTLDVLEREFGSPKALPLYCSVDQEAYFPADTPTEYDLSYLGTYSGDRQPAVEQLLLEPAKAWADGRFCVAGPMYPASIAWPGNVRRIDHLPPAEHRAFYNASRWTLNVTR; via the coding sequence ATGAAGCTGGTGATCCTGGGGTTGTCGATCACCTCGTCGTGGGGCAACGGGCATGCGACGACGTACCGCGGACTGGTCCGCGAGTTCGTGCGACGCGGGCATGACGTGCTGTTTCTGGAGCGGGACAAGCCCTGGTACGCCGACCATCGCGACCTGCCGAGGCCGCCGTTTGGCAAGACGCGGCTGTACCGCTCGCTTGCAGAGCTGGATGAGCACGCGGCCGAGGTGCGTGACGCCGACTCCGTGATCGTCGGGAGCTACGTGCCGGAAGGCGTCGCAGTGGCTCGCTGGGCGTTCAACACCGCCACCGGGCCGGTGCTGTTTTACGACATCGACACGCCTGTCACCCTCGCCAAGCTTCGGCGTGGCGACTTCGAGTACCTCGACCCGGCCAACGTTCCAAAGTTCGCCGCCTACCTCAGCTTCACCGGCGGGCCGACGCTGGACGTGCTCGAACGCGAGTTCGGCAGCCCCAAGGCCTTGCCGCTCTACTGCAGCGTCGACCAGGAGGCTTACTTCCCGGCCGACACGCCGACGGAGTACGACCTGTCCTACCTCGGCACGTACAGCGGCGATCGTCAGCCAGCGGTCGAGCAGCTGCTGCTCGAACCGGCGAAGGCGTGGGCGGACGGGCGGTTCTGTGTGGCCGGGCCGATGTACCCGGCATCGATCGCCTGGCCGGGCAACGTCAGACGAATCGACCACCTGCCGCCGGCGGAGCACCGCGCGTTCTACAACGCCAGCCGCTGGACGCTGAACGTCACGCGG